In Numenius arquata chromosome 1, bNumArq3.hap1.1, whole genome shotgun sequence, the DNA window ctgtggcctcaccagtgcagagtagaggggaagaatgacctccctcgacctactggtcactctcttccctatgcagcccaggatcccattggccctcttggcgacaagggcatgttgctggctcatggatagtttactatccaccaggacccccagatccttttcctccgaagtgctttccagcaggtccatccctagcCTATATTGgtatctggcattcttcctccccaggtgcagaaccctacacttgcctttattgaacctcattaggttcttctctgcccagctctccagcctgtccaggtcacgctggattggcagcacagtcctctaaGTCTGCACAGTCCTCTATATCTGCATTAACTATCATCAGAACTTATCAGTGTGGCCACACAACTACATTTAACCACTTGACTTAttgttttctcacagaaaaatagTAGGAAACGGATTTTCTGTTAAGCAGCTATATAACTGATCTGGttgaatttttttgccttttgagcAAGAGTCATGCCAACTTCTGTTAATGGATCTTAAGATGTTACTGACCTACTTGTAATCATTACCTTGCATTCTATGTCCCTTCAGTCAATCCCTATAGTTAAAATTTAACTCTCAGTTAcacagaaatgtgatttttaaaaaaaagatgcaactCTAATTCTATTTAACAAGAGATTCCATGCTTAAGGAACAAACAGCTAGAGAGACACAGGATGGACAAGAAAGTCTGGAGGGGCTTCTAGCTGCTATTTGAAATAAGGTAGGAAAACCCGCATAGCAAAGATATACTGGAAGACAGTTTCACATAGGAAGATGTGCAGAATAGTCTTTCACACTCatagaaagaatgaaagaaatttgGTGGCTGATGTATAGAAGCTGTAAAAGATAATTAAAAGGACATGGCTTATTGTACTAGTGCCTGAGAAAAGTGAAGGCCAGGGAAAGGTTTTAAAGCACCTCTCTTCAAGCACAGATGGCAGAGTAAGGAATTGTACTGGCTAGCACATTTTTCCTGGacagcttttccccttctttattcAAAGCAAACCCTATACAACATAAATTAGATTACCTGGGCTCTCCAGAGCTCATCCCGCTCATGGGCTACTCTCCAGTGAGTGTCACCCATCATGGCAATTAACAAGTTGAGCATAAGGAGGGTGGCAATGATGGCAAAGGCAAAGTATACCACGCTGTACATAAAGGGCAGGTCCACATCATAGTTTGCAGGGCCATCAATGATAGTGAGGAACAGCTCAAAGGTGGTGAACAAGGACATGGGATAGTTGTAGAACTGCCCAAGGTTTTCAGGATTTTCTGTCTGGAAGATGATGTAAAAAGCTAGAGTagagcaatggggaaaaaaagaaagagagtgaGTTTAACAATGGGAATCACATTTCCAAGAGCAACAACAAGGTCCTATAAGAGATGCTGACAACACAAAGTGGTATGGGAAGAAGCTGCATGTGTTTCTATGTTAGTGCAGTACCCAGCATAACAAGGACAAATCCCTGACTAGAATCACTGACTCAGAATTATGCATGACTTagaattgctttatttattttcagaattacatTATTTGTTTGTTCTCAAAATAGtgatcttttcttcttcaagggtataaTAAATCTATGTGAGTTAATCTCAttttccaaagacaaatatattaaatgcaaTATGTTTTAAAACCTTGATTTATATATATGTAGAATTATCTGGATTGTCCTAATTTCTATTACCCTGGAAAGAGCAAGAATTGAAAACCAAACTCATGAGAACAGAAAACAGTACTGGGAAAGTGACCATGCTCAAAGAAATAGAAGCTATACATTATCACCACCTTTGCCAGCTAACTCAAAGGGCAACCTGAGAATAATAAAAATCTACATACTTAATTCATAATAAAGAAGTTGTCAGGGGTAACataatgctgttttccttttgtagACTCACCTGATGCAAAGCCTAGTATCACCACAGCCATGAGCCAGCAAAAGCGCATAAGATCTCCAAATATCATCTGAAGAGCAAAGACAGAGCCACCATAAGGCCCAGCTGTCCCATCAAGCCACAATGCAACCCTACGTAAACTATTTTTCAGAGTCTAAGACTAAAGGAAAATTCCGCACTAAAGAGAGAATGTGAAAGTCCCAAACCCTCTGTGTAGACAAGAACTTGTCCATTTGCCATTAATGCTAGTCCTGAGggagaaaaattattctttcattCTCCCTGTCTGCAAAGAGGTATCAGGGTATATGTAACAAGGCCGTATTTGTTTGTGTCTTATACCTTCTGGATCATGATGGTAAAGGGTCCAAGCATCTGGAAGCCTCTTGCGAAGTACATGACATTGCACCATCCTAGCACCAGAGCAAAGGACATGGGCACTACCTCACCGGTTGTGCTGGTGAGACGCATCACCATGGTTACTAGAATCATGCAAGCATAtgtgatgctgcagaggaagaagagacaaTGAAAAAAGTTCAGTAAAGGAATCTtaccctcctttttcttttcttttcaaaaattccAAGACAGGCTCATATAAACATAGCCCCATAGACAGAGACCTCTTCGTGCTATTAACTCTACCTGTCCACTCACCTGGCTTCCTACACACTAGTTGAGCCagtaagaaaagtaaataaagagaAGGAATACTCTAAAAGAATGGAGAAACTGACTCATCTGGCAAAAGAGAGCCGTGGGGAAAATGAGAGACAATATATTTATTACACTTAAAAAGTGGTGTACTTACACAATTATGTGAAAAGGCCCTCCCAGGATTGTTTGTCCAAAGTATTTTGCTGCTCCAACTCTAAGGATATCTGGGATCTAAGAGAGACATTCTATTGACTTTAGAACTTAGATGGATTTCATTATACTATTAAATGTCATTGTAACCGCAGATATTCAAAGGATCTTAGGGCCAGCTGCACCTGCTATGTTTGGTTCATAGCTTGATTtctatattactttaaaaaatgaatgattGAGTCAAGTGGGCCCCTATTGGGATGTGACAGAGATTGCTGGAAAATCTAAGAATGCTTGGGCAGATTGAGAGGCTTTGGTATGTGGCAGAGAGATTTTGCAGCATAGAGCTGTGAGCCTGAAGTTCATATAGATTACTGAGAAGAGACCAGACAAACAGCTGAGCCTCAGAAGTGAAGATCTTCTTGGGGAATCAAAGGAGTTTGTTATAATTCAGACTCACTGTGTTAGTTGTAGTGTAGCCCCAGAGTCCTGACCAAACACAGGAAGAAGGGCCTGTCATTCTGGAACATATATGGGCAGAGAAAACGCTGTTTACAAGCCCCATTTCACTTCTGTTCACCCTGGCATTGTCATTTGAGTTTTCTCATATAAAAGTTTCAATCTTCTATTTCATATTATAATAAAAACAAGTGGgggatttatttgttttaatttaaagaatttctgcttttttttaggGAGAGTTCATGGTAAGGAGAACACCTAAACACGCTAAACATGTCCCCCTCAGAACTATGGTTGAGTAAGGCTCCTGTTATATGCCTATACAGTCACTAATCTCCAATTAAATATAAACTTTTCTGTGTACACACAGAAATGACTTCAGCTAGCATCCCTAAACACAGGAGTGTTTAGGAATGCTGGGAGAAGAATGTCTAAGAATCTCATGCAACAGCTGGGATTCAACTGGACCCACAGATGGTGCTAATGGGAGCAGTGTCATCACCCTGCAGATAATATTTGATAGCCCTGCCAGTCCTTCTAATTGCTTCTTCCACACCTGGAGCCTCACTAGTATGTTGTCTCATTCTCTGTTTCATCCAATAGATACTGTTGACAGACTCTATTACCATAGGCATATATTTAAAGCACTTAGACTAAGCAAATAACCCCTACCAAGTTGTGAGCACAAACTCATATTTGCCTAGTAAGTAAAATCTGTCTTGATTAAACTCGAGACTATATAGCTCACTGTTTCTCTTACCTCCAGGATCAAGATTACTACAGCTCCAATGACTGTGATCAGCTCCCCCACCAGCCTCAGCTCATCCTCATATGTCATATAtgattcctgaaaaagaaaaaaaagaaataaaaaaaaaacccaaaacccagagtgaaaggaaattaaattttaaatggagtgaaagaaaataaaaaagggaatggGGCAAATGAAGGCCCACTATCAGTGTAATAAACATGACTAGGCCTGACAAAACCACAAGAACCAGCACAGCTCCAACAATGGAGAACAGAGCATACCCAATGTTCCCCACTGGCAAGGGCCAGCTGgcggaaggagaaaaggaggacagCTGCAATAGCTGGCAACTGGGAAAGACTTGGTCTTTCCAGTTAAGTAGGTTAGATTAGAATTGCCCAATGCTGCCTCTGGGGCCGTGACTCCTATAGTCTGGAGTCTGGAGACAGTACCTGCAGCATTTTCTGGACGTAGATTGtattgtctctgctgcttgttTTGTTGCCTGTTCGAGGTTTCAGTGGTCGGTAGACGCAGCACATGGTGAAGCAGACCATGTAGAGTATATAGAATAAAGCCAGGAAACAGAAATAGGGACGACCATACATGTTCCACTTCAGGCTCACCAGCTCTTTCACAGGTGTTAGGTCCAAGATCTGGCGTgcctgagaaagagagaaagaaggaattgCCATAAGGACATTTGTTTATAGGCATCATTCACACTGTTTCCTGGGAGAGTGTTAACACGCTATTCTCACCTACTCTATTCAGCAATAGGaagctgaatttattttgcaaaaatggaATGCTCAAGTGGGTTTGGATTTGCTCAGTTTGCCAGTAAAGAtctttgaaaaaaagtaaaaaatacatcCTGCAGAGAACAGCTTTTGAGTACCAGTGGGAAGTGCAAGAGAAGCATGTTAGAGACTGGAATAAAGTTGTCTGTGTAGGCCTGGACGCATATAAACACTTGAGACAGACCTATGATCTAGGTCCATGAATGCAAATATATGAGGAtgtgttacagaaaataaaaggtattattattaattaattaattattaatatcaTTATATTAGGGGTGTGCTAACTTTACAATATCAGAAAGTTTACAAACCCTCTGAACTCCAGGGAttcaaatacatacaaaactaCTTCAGTTCATGAATTGTCTTTTACTATAACTGGAATCAATTTTGAATAATATTTTGTGTTAAGCAAGACTGCACAGTGCACTTTACAACAGACAACTTTGCAAAAAATATACATCATTATTAGAACAGAATTGAAAATAAGATAATTTGAATTCTATTTTCAGCTACAGAAAAACGTTTCTATGCAACCATGTGAAATTCACTTagattttcttctccaaattggAGTTCTGCATTTATGCATGTAAGTTAACATTGGTTTCAACAGCTATTTCTATCAACTTCAGTAGCATTTGTGGAAACTCTTAATGTCTAGGAAACATATCAAAAGGTCCTTTAGATCATTCATTCTCTTTGAAAAACTGACCTTGATTTAGCAGGCAACTAAAAGGACTTCGGAAAGATTTCCGAAGTTCCTTTATTTCTGTCTAAATGCAGTCTGTTTATGGACAGGGTTTTCAAAAGTTTTCACTGTTCAGCTATGATTATAAAATCTGCCGTATACCCAGAGTGAGatatactgtaaaaaaaacccaggctcTTTCAACTTACTTCCTCTACATTATTAGATTATATTCAAAGTTTGGGTCCTTCTTTTTAGAAGTGCAGTGGTGGAGCTCAAATATATCTAGAAGACCACATACATTTCCAGGAATAAACAGTATCTTCAGTGAGCATCTTGCATGATATGAAAAATAGTGCTGCTGCATAAGTTGTGGTTGTGTTTCTGTCAAAGATCTGCATATATCCATATATACTGTGTGGCTGAGGAATTCTATGCAAAAAGAAAGCTTCATCAAAAAGAGTTGAGACCATAGTTTTAGAAGTGACAAAGGCACTCTATAAAAAGAGCAGTGGAGTTATGAGCACTGGAGGGAAGAATCCACTCTTATCACACAATTCCATTTCAAAAACTAACAGGAAGAATCCAgaaattttcttaaatttgatttgcacacatgcatataaatgacaaataaaatacagtaagatgATATGGAAAAAAGAATTCAACATCTTTTCCTCTGTTGAACATTGCTAATCTATGCCTCTGAGTGAATCTATTGGTTTGCTGCCGGGATGACAACTATAAAACTTGGAAAGATCAATGTCACTCCACTCTTTTTAACTATTTTCCTAGCATAAGATGAAATTGTGGCTATGTGAACTGTCCAATAAATGTCATTACTTCTTCCTACAAACTTTGCCTCATCCATGTCCTTAGAGTATCACTACTACAAGTAACCCCATCACATAACTTTAGATACCTAAAGGAGGTATCTTCATTAGTGATGTGGTTATCCTAAGATTTCTCTCCTTGTAGGCAACAGGGTCCTACAGACTGCTATTCAGCTTACCTAAGATCTAAATTGCTCTCTGGAGATACTTAGTTACTTGCATTTCTCTATCAATCACATGTAACACTTAGGGAAtctgtattaattaattaaacaccTCAGTTGGTGACAAAAATTACATGGGATGAATCTAGGCCAAGTGCACTTTTATAGcttattttttccatatgaacACACAATATTGTGTGCAAAAAAAGTAATCACTCTCAAGCACACCCAAAACTAGACACTCTGCTTAGTAAACTAGTCTGTGAAGAAAGAATGAACTTCATGGGAAAGATGTTAATTTTAGTATGTAATGCACTATTGGCATGTATTCAACACCGTAGTGACAACAGCACTATGCTGATATgaataaaatgaaagagagaatatTAGGGTGTTTTCATACTGAGTTCTTCTGAAAAATTTGGGCTGTGATTCCCTAGGGGTCATAAACTAGATAGAGTCCCACTGTGAGGAAGTATATTCCACAGAAATTGCAAATGCTATTTTCAAAGTCGATGGATGATACTGACTCAGGTTATCGTGGCCTCCAAGATCTGCAGTAGTTGAAGAGCTAGTTCTCTACTTTGGAATCAAATGGTTCACCTTgaagtattttcaaaacaaaattttctttttcattcagttAAAAGCCGTATTCTGTTAAAGTGAAAGTAAAACAAAGATATTTTGTTCACTACCACCTGCAAGCCCAGCAAATCAGCATGGAgtcattttctggttttctgttaaCTCTTTATAACTGTTTAGGGTCCATTCACAGCCTGGAAGAAATCAGTATAACTGAACTGAAGCCATAATTGTAATGACTTCCTGTAGTTGAAGAATGAGCCAGTAGTCCTTCAAAAAGCAAGTCAGTCAAAAGCAGTTGGATTCAGCTATTTTAAGAGTTAGTgttatttcatttgcagtttcTCTACCTataaaaaagggaagaatttaCTTGGCCATTCTTACAAAACATATGCAGGGTTCACATGAGCAATAAGCTACTTTTCCAAGAATTCTTTTTGAGGTTGCTAACCAAGCACCAGAATATCAACAAGGCCTCTTCTGTAAAAGGGAAGCAAAGGCATATATAATTGATTGGAAATTACCCTCAGTTCTTATGGCATCTTGAAGGTAAAAGAAAAGATTAACAACTAAAACTTATCTGAcaaacttttgaaatatttttgttgtatgtAGGAACATAGAACTGAGGATGACAGAATATTCCTGTTAGTACAGCAATGCATATCTTTTGTATCAGGTGatatcttcactgaaagggttttcaagcattggaacaggctgcccagggaagtggctgagtcaccatccctggaggtatttaaaagacaggtagatgtggtgcttaaggacatgatttagtggtggactttgcaGTGTCAGGtgaacggttggacttgatgatcttaaaggtcttttgcaacctaaatgattccatggtTCTAAAATTGGAACATTTTTCCAAATGAGATTAGTACGTTTCTAAAGCTTCATGGCTTAtgtaaaaatgttacattttaagTTTCTGCATTATTATCTGGGTGATACTTAATTGAATCATCTATATCAAGCCTTCGGCTTCCACTAGAAGACTGAttgaggttggtgctggtctcttcgtacaggtaactaatgacagaatgagagggaatggcttcaagctccaacagggtaggtttagactgaacattagaaaagaatttttcacagaaagagtggtcgggcattggaataggctgcccagggaggtggttgagtcaccatccctggatgtgtttaagagacgattagatgtggtgttgggggatatgatataggggagaactttgtagtgtagggtagatggttggactcgatgatcccaagggtctcttccaacctggacgattctatgattctatgattctatgatgcttaGAGCATAAGTAGGATAAACAGGGTGTACTCTACACCTTGCTTTTGAATTTGACCCACAccctttattaaatatttctagACCTATTCCTATTGTAATGTTTAGAGGACACAGCAATAAGCAAGAAAGAGACGTAAATCAAAGTGGCATAAGTGggttactttaaaagaaaacttcttaCTGCAGTCtatatgttttccttcttttgctaCATTGTCCCACTACCTCTAAATCAGCCAACGACAGATTGCACAAAATGCACGGAATACATATGTTTCAGTAAATGAACACTACTCTTGAATGGCTGAAGAAATACCCTAAAGGATCAAAAGGAAGTGACAGATAATGAACCTAGTTAGATAGCCTTTGGTGCTCTGTTTTGTGTAAAGTCAGTATTCTAGAATGCTTTGCACAGGagaataaatttcattttcaaaaggatttttGCCACTTTTCATTCACTTAAGGGTCAGAAAATACATCTTAGTACCTCTCCATGTAGGCATCCCCCTTAATACATGAGAAACCTACCTTTGATTGGGGCCTGAATATGCTACTCTAGTCCATTACTAGACTGGGAGGGTATTGATAGGATAGGGTGACACATTGCATTCTTCTACAGGAGATAGCAAATATTTTGGACCAAGCATAtatcaaatatgaaaaagaatTGCTATTTATGCATGCAAAAATTGCAATTACTCATATTTAagagcattctggaaaataagGAAATCATCTCATAGTATTTGGTGACATCTTACCCTCTGAAATTCGGAATCTTGGATCTGCATGCACTATGTTTTGGGAGAAGACAGAGGCAcaatattcttctttctttgagGATTATGGTTTAGTCTTCTGACAACTTCTAAGGTTGTTCTATTTTTTTGACAGAGACTTCTTTCCCCTGAATTTCTGTATGTATCACTACACATAGAAATTTagagattttaaataaaagcaaatgagagTTTCATAGACTTCCTCCGTATTGCGCAAAGCTCTCGAGTAGCTGAAACTTCTGTTAGAGAAGTTTGACTGAAAATTTGATAGATTGAAATAATACAGGATGGGTAGAACTGAGCTAATTAAAGTGTCTtctaatttatttccttcctaTTAGGATTACTTAAGGTGATTACAACTGATAGGGTAGCGTACCTTGAACGTCTTGAGCAGATCTGCCTAGGCTTGCCATTACACTCTGCTATTTTCATCTTAGTGATCTCTTTACAAGTTTCTGAGCCTACAGTGGAGATAATTCACCTACTTTGTTTCAAGTCATAACCTGGAGAAGCAATGTCATtaaatgaagggaagaaaaataatgagtggttttaaaatgcattcctgTTCAGGATTTCTGAACATAGTCATGACTCACAGGGACATTGTGAGAGTTAATCAGTATCACAGCTACAGAAAGCTACTTGCTACTGTAGAGCTGCTTGCTACTGATATCTTTGAGCCTGGTGAAAAAGAAAGAACCCTTTGCTGAATAACACAATGCCATTTCCTGTAGCTTGCTCATACCAAGTTCTTTGATACCTCAGAAGAAACCGTGTGTAAAGCATCAGACATAGGCAGATCATTAAAAAGCTGCTACATTACATGTATGCCCTGTAGCACGTGGTACAGAGTCCTTCCTCTTAGATAATATAAAAAAGCTTGAACCTTCAAAGTTATTATTCTTCTCCTCTTATAATCACTGTGGTCTTCACATAGAAAGCATGTAGTGCTCACAGTACCTCTCTCTTCTTGGTTGAGACAATGAGCTCAAGGAAGGACTGATCTTCAGCCCAGGAGTCAATCTCTGTGAGATCATAGAGCACAGTGGTCAAGGGGCCAAAGGACCAGAGATTGTGCTTCCGCTTCTGCATAAGGTATTGAAACATctgaggagaaaagaaggggatGGAGGATATTAGAAGCATTCCAGTATATAGTGcatttacaatgaaaataaataaagtggtTAAAAATCTTTTATTACAATGTATTTTCCTTGAATTTGGTAGTTGTTGGGGTTCTCGTATCTCACAGGAACAATTATAGCAGGCTAAGAAGTGGAAGAACTTTTTCTGACTCCCACCTGATTATTAGCTCTTGCTTGAGGTAAAGGATGACTGATTTTTATCCTAAATTCTAATCAAACTGCTGAATTCATATGGAATTATATgttgattgggaaaaaaaatcttttatactCTTCTACAAGTTATCAGGAAAGAGGTGCAGCAAGGGAAATGATCCCACCCTTTGTGGATCCGCAGAATAAACACTAAGCATCTTTGTCTTTTTGTTAAGGGGAAGGATGAGAGTTTACATTAAATATTGAGTTCTTGACTATGAATAAATGCCTGTGGATACCTGAAGAAGCTTCCTATGTGTCACATTTTGGGTAATGAAATCTAGACAACAAAGACAATAATTTGTTAGACTTTTAAAAAACTACTTGGAGTGGATCTTTCTGTTAATACCTGTTTAACGTAAATGCTTCAAAAATTGAGTCAAAAGATCTATTCTTTAAGCACTCATTTCTTTCATTAGAATAAAGAAATTTCTTATACAGGTTTTCTGGTCCTACATGAGACTTCTAGCAAAAATAATAAAGGTCTTCTTATGTATCTTCTACTCACTAAAAACATGCACAAACTTGCTTGGTCTGGATGACGTTTCAAGTTCTCTGTTTCTGAATAACCTCTTTTGTATGGAGGCAACTGTGTCGCTTAAACTCACCACAGTGTTGCCCTCAACTCCAGCCAGTTTGAATGGAGTAAGCCCCTCATTGTTAGGAATCAATTCAAGTGATCCTGGTCCCTCTTTGTTCCTGTCATAGGAAAGTATCAGGCTGTACATGTGGCAGGCAAATGTCTTATTAGGTTGGAGAACCAGGATGTGAAGAACAGTGTTACCTATGAAGGAAGCAGACCAGATAAAGTATAGGGAATAGCCCAGCCCTATGCAAAGACTGGCAACTGACTGATGCCAATAACAGTGGCTTTCATTTTCCTCACATCCCTCATCCCACAGCTGTTTGTAATGAGAGAAAAATTTGTGCACACACAGATGACAGAGTCTGATTTAAAGTGCCCAGATCCACTGTATGCAATTCCCTAGGCCCCACAGCACATACCCAGGTAATCTTGAGCTCTAATGTCAGCTCCATTTTCAATAAGCAACTGTACAATTTCCTCATTTCCCACACAGGCAGCAAATGATAAAACATGCTCTCCTGCAAAGAAAGGAATGGGGAGAAACAACATTAAGGTCCCAAGGAGCAGGAGAGGTTGAAGCACACTGAGGGAAAGCTATCCATGTTATGAAGCCAGAGGTTATGAAAGGAAGAGTTACTTCAGGTAACTGCCCCATTCCTCCTCTGACTTGCCCCACACAACACTAAAAGGAAGAAGCATTCTTTTCAGATTATCTTCATTAGAAGGTTGACAAGTAAGTTGCAGCATATGCtgttaggaagaaattaaattacaattCTTATGCAATATCTATTTTTTCTaaacatgcaaataaataaaatgtgtatgatttatatatttatatttatgtagtATTGACATAATCAGATGGAATCTTACTGTCTGCTAAAAGGGGTGTGACTGATGACACTTGGAGGCAGGAGCCTCTGCTTATCCCTTTTAGATGGGAACTAAAGAAAGCCTCCCTCATATTCCCTCATTACTCTGCTGGTTCCCTCCCATAACAGCAAGGAGAAAAGATAAGGCTGTACCAAAATAGAGAAGATTCTGGGAGCTGCGCCTGAAGAAGTGCCCGGTGGCCTGTGCTGTGCAGGCATTGGCCCCTCTCTTGAGTA includes these proteins:
- the LOC141464274 gene encoding transient receptor potential cation channel subfamily V member 6-like, producing MGVPLLGDSKPFYFRIWNGLSQKLQGKKSWDKHLDEIYLLQQKRIWESPLLQAAKENNLPAIRKLLTDGTCDVYQRGAVGETALHVAALYDNVEAAVALMEAAPELVNERMTSELYEGQTALHIAAVNQNITLVKALLKRGANACTAQATGHFFRRSSQNLLYFGEHVLSFAACVGNEEIVQLLIENGADIRAQDYLGNTVLHILVLQPNKTFACHMYSLILSYDRNKEGPGSLELIPNNEGLTPFKLAGVEGNTVMFQYLMQKRKHNLWSFGPLTTVLYDLTEIDSWAEDQSFLELIVSTKKREARQILDLTPVKELVSLKWNMYGRPYFCFLALFYILYMVCFTMCCVYRPLKPRTGNKTSSRDNTIYVQKMLQESYMTYEDELRLVGELITVIGAVVILILEIPDILRVGAAKYFGQTILGGPFHIIVITYACMILVTMVMRLTSTTGEVVPMSFALVLGWCNVMYFARGFQMLGPFTIMIQKMIFGDLMRFCWLMAVVILGFASAFYIIFQTENPENLGQFYNYPMSLFTTFELFLTIIDGPANYDVDLPFMYSVVYFAFAIIATLLMLNLLIAMMGDTHWRVAHERDELWRAQVVATTVMLERKLPRCLWPRSGICGREYGLGDRWYLRVQDRVDPNKHKMMRYTEAFKAQDRDNYDKGLEKLEINSNVLCKKDLSALSLSRSTSRTSSHRGWEILRRNTFHQLRGEVGHQAMEEEVYDV